TacaagcagcagcagtcagATAAACTGGGTGGTTTTATTCATGAGCAGAGACGATATGTCGGAGAGGCGAAtccagtgttttttaaatacaggtCAAAGTCCAGGATTTGGGTATGTGGAGTTGGTGTGGGGATTGCTATAGCTATCGGACTGAAATACAACGCAGACACATCCAATAGTTCCTGTGATGATACAATGAAGGAGGTGCAGAGGACTGATCGATACAGCGGTGCCATAAAAGTTAGCAGGGACCTGGTGGAGCGGATCAAGGTAAGCATGGAGGTAGGCATGATACACACCGCTCGGCATTGGTGGAAATCAACGTTTCCCCTCTTTTCATTGAATAAAGCAATTGgtgtacatttacttaagtacaattttgatagacttgtactttacttgctactctgtacttctactctactacaattcagaggtaagtAGTTCACTTTTAcacctctacatttatttaatacctgtAGTTTCTTGGCAGATTTAGTTTGTTGATGAGAAgtataatcaatatttaaataagatTTTAGTAACAcatggagtaaattcacaagctaccctacAGTATACAAAGTCCTTAAAACTAGCTGTCACCTACTTCTGTTcattgtttctgtctgtctgtctgtctgtctgtcaggatGAGGTCGGGGCTCCAGGCCTGGTGGTGGGGGTCTCTGTGGACGGTGCTCATATCTGGAGTGAAGGTTGGTGCCTGACACTTTAAAGTTAAGTGAAGTTACTTTTAGGTTATCTGCTAGGCAGGCTATTGCTCCGGATCCAGCAGCATTTTCTAAATGGATTTCGGTGCTGTTTTTGCTTTAGTGGACATTACACTATACTAAACTATACTATATAAAACAGAATATCAATCAGTATCATCACAGACaagtaaaaacatgaaacaaattcattataaaaacaaaaatgtgaagcCTTTGCTCTGTTTGACTTGGAACACAATTAATTATTTCCTGTTGTCAACCGAGACATCCAGCGGTTTTAAAATTGGACCAAATGGAATCTTTGACAACTTAATCTGAAAACACATTGACATTTAAACCCCTCACGTAAATCAGGGATCGGTTATGCTGATTTGGAGAATCGTGTGCCATGCGACCCAGGAACAGTGATGCGAATCGCCAGCATCAGTAAGCCCCTCacatctgcagctgctgcacggCTCTGTGAGGAGGGGAAACTGGAACTTGATATCCCTGTCCAGAAATATGTCCCGGAATTCCCCCAGAAACAATTTGATGGAGAGGATGTAAGttatgtgaaaaatgtgtcagaTTTAGTTGTTATCCTCAATAATATCATGCTATTCAGCTCACAttctcatcttttttttcaggTCACAATAACCCCTCGAATGATTCTGTCCCACCTGAGTGGAATCCGGCATTATGAGAAGGATGCAAAGAAAGTGAAGGAGGACAGGGAGAAAGCAAAGCGTCTGTTAAaggcagaaaagaaagaggatgaGAAGAGCTCATCTGAAAACAATGATAAACCTGCAAcagaacacaaagaaaacaaaggcaaCGAAGCCACAAAGGCTCAGAAGAAAAAAGAGTTTGAACACGAGGAATACTACTTAAAGGACAACTTTGAAAACGTCACTCACGCCTTGGACCTCTTCAAGGATGACCCACTCATTTTCAAACCTGGTGAAGCACATATTTACTTTGTTATACAATTCAAATATGATTTAATGTTGATACCATATGTCTGTACATAGGgaaaattaattattatttgtgttgctATGTACAGGCACCACCTTTCTGTACTCCACCCATGCCTTTACCCTGCTTAGTGTTGCTATGGAGCGTGCTGCTGGACAGCACTTCCTTGATGTGATGATGAACATGTTCCGTGAGCTGGGAATGCTCAATACTGTTCCTGATGAGAATGACCCTATTATTTACCACCGCTCCAGGTAATCTTCTATGACATCAATGTTGAGTATTGTCCAAAATATTATGAAAAGTCAAAGTTGATTTTAGGGGAGATGTGCCAGAGTACCACTTTGTAGAGATCTGTTCTATTGAAGGTTGTAATAGTTGCTCCTGTGTCTTTTTTGAGTGCACAACATGATACAAATCAAACAGTAAGTCCATCTAACTCTCTAAATACTGCTCAACAGATATTATCATCTCAACAAGAGAGGACGTGTTGTGAACTGCCCGTACGTAGACAACTCGTACAAGTGGGCAGGAGGTGGTTTCCTTTCCACAGTGGGGGACCTGCTGCTGTTCGGTAACGCTCTGCTCTACAGCTACCAGGCTGCCCACCTGAAGGACACTGAGGGCTTGCTCCCTGGCTTCCTCAAACCTAATACTGCTATAGATCTGTGGGCACCAGCTGACAGGACAGAGGCCACCTGGGATAAAGATGGATTGTATGCCCAAGGCTGGCTGGTAGTGGAGAAACTACAGAAATACGGGCAGTGCAGGAAACGCAGACACTATGTATCACACACCGGAGGCGCTGTGGGCGCCAGCAGTGTCCTCATGGTGTTACCCAGTGAGGAGATAGATGAGCACCAAGGACAGACCCCTCCCCTTCCACAGGGGGTGGTGGTCACCATCATTGCTAACATGCAGTCTGTGGGACTCAACAGCACAGCACTGAAAATAGCCCATGAGTTTGACAAAGCCAAAAGCCTCTAAGTGTAAGTTGTTTACAGACATGTAGGAGTTTATATTTTACTGAAAAGTATTTAAACCATGCATCACATTTTAATAACTCTATTCCAAAAGTTTAAAGGATGTTATAGaaattttatatatattaagcTTGTATTTTCTATACCTTTTATAATTACCATTGGAACACTTACAGAGAACTTATACTGCCACTAGGTGGAAGCAATTTCCTACATttctaaagcaaaaaaaagtcacTGACTTATAGCATCAGTTTGTTGGCCTAATACAAAGGTTCTCGCCATATTTTAAAAGCTAACACAAcaatttaatatatgttttttctgcatttgaagagaaaaacaaccctTTCTTACACAATGGAAGGAGAATGTTGGCCATTTAAAGCAGCATAGTCCACCACAAAAGTCTCTACGTCACATGTAGTGATTTTTAGGGCCCACTCTGAACAGATATTTCCTCAGAACAACTTGAAATGCTTTGGGAAAGACCCTTTTGTCTGTTGACCTAACACTACTCAAAAGGGTGACATTTTACTCACTGCTGCCAACTTTCAAGTGTTGAAATTGAATTCGACCACAAGTACAATCCTGCCTAGAAGAAGGACAGTTCCTGGTTTCAATGACTGAATGAGTTTGCGGCAAAACTAGTTTGAATTTTAACAAAAGTTGActaaatttaaaatgtagttagaaaaggtttttttctcttccagttCTTTCTTAGCAACTGTTGGATAATACTGGAGGTCCatcaaaatggaaaaacaaacaatctaTAGGCAATGTAGTCCAACAAGTTTTATATATCTCCTAACCTTGCTGAATTGAGGCACGTTTGATGCTTCCATTACTATCCAATACTACTGGGATCTCTGGTGCCCCTGTTTTGTGGTTTAAGGGGACTGAAGAATGGCTTGGGATACACTAATTACACATACTCCCAAATAGTGTGTCACTaagtttgttgtgtgtgttctgtgttctgcaTGTCTAGCTTTAAAATATCctattttggatttaaaactGCAGAGTAAAgagtttggtttttttaaagtgaggtCATCCTGACCAGTCCTGGCTGCTTCAGGGAGCAATTATGGTTTAGAGTTAAAATCAGATTTAGGATTAGGTTAAGAATAGCCTTAACGTTGAGGTTAGGAATGAAGTACTGATGGTTTGGGTCATCGGACGGAGAatgacatcagtgtgtgtgtgtgtgtgtgtgtgtgtgtgtgtgtgtgtgtgtgtgtgtgtgtgtgtgtgtgggtgtgtgtgtgtgtgggtgtgtgtgtgtgtgtgtgtgtgtacagaaatCACACAGTCAAATCAGTAGGGGTCGTTGCATATATTTACACAATTGCAATATATTTAGTAACTGCATACTGAGCATATTCATGAGACAAGGGGACAATTGAAAAATCCATATTTCAAGTTCCTATTTGACATCCAACTATGcattgtaaatacatttcaggcAAAGAACATTGATTGAAATGTGATTTAACACGAGTAACACCAGAGGCAACTTCATAGCTGTGCTGAAAAAGTCTATTGTGCAAGATGTGATTCAATTCCCAACTGCTCACACTTGTTTCACaccctgtatgtgtgtgttaaagaatTACACCTCTCTGTAGCAAACAGTATGGACTCCAGATATCTCATGTGACCATTGACCAGCTCTTCTCTTTGACTTTAGTTAAGGTTAGAGAAAGGAGTTTTTCCATCTTTCTATTGGTCTTATAGTGACACCCGAAACAGTATCATCTCTGAGAATTCCTTCATTGTCCCACCAGACACacagcacaaacagaaacacatttaaaacagaagaAAGTCATACTCTCTGTTGTACTCTCCAATACTGTGGCTGGGGTATGTTCTGTTGGCTCTGTTGCTTGGCTTTCAACATCCTGTGTGAGGACATAATGGATGGTTAtaatctttaaaagaaaacattgtggCTGAATTACAATAATAGCACAAACTGTATAACACACAAAGCTCTTCCACATCTAAGTGCTATTTTAGACGCCATGAGAACGTTTTGCAATCATACATCCATACTGTACTTACTTGCGAATGTAGTAGATCACAACAGCTATTGCCACTAAGATGAGGAGGGCAACAATGACCAAGGCTGCAATTAACCCTGCTTGCCCTGTATTGGTGGAACTGCTGAAGAGCTGGAACTGCTCACATCGGCTGCCTTTATAATTGTCATTGCAACTGatttcagaaaaacataaatggaGGCTGTCAGTGCATAGGAAAATTATCAACATATTGCTATTTTCTGACAACAGATTTTCCAACATAAATTAGATTCCTAAAGACTCTTTCATACATCTTAGACAAGATTACAGTTTTCATCAACTTACACACAGGAGAGAGTATTCATGGCATGTATTTTATAGCATGTCCCTCCATTCATGCAATAGGTGGCTTCCTGCCCATTGCAAGGGACTCCATGATCTACACAGACATAATAATTAGATCTCaataatcacttttttaaaacatttgtttcttctgatcagtttttgatattttattacCTGCCATcatttggaatgttttttatcCCTGTTTCCTGAGAACACAGGAAAGAAATGTCTCAGAAAATAATGTAACCACTTTGAAAAGCATGACATAACCACAAGTTTGACTTGCCAATGTATGGAAACAAGGTTGCCtatatataaatagttttttgaGGCTAAATGACGTCATGAACTAATACTGAGTTATGAGAGGAATATATTGTGACTCCAActgaaaatgaatcaaaaaatCTTCTCTTACCAGCTCCTGAAAGTCCTGCTGTTGGTAGTTAGTGCAGGTTCCTGAGGTGATTCATAGTGACGCTTCGCAATAGCTCCCAACGGCTTTTTGTTGTACTTCTGAAGACGCTGTCATGTGGGTGTGATCCTCCCTTGGCCTAAAGAAATGTTGTGATTGCAGTTTGTCCACATTGTGAATGGCAAGGTAAACGTCAGTTGAGTGGAGGtaatttgtctgtgtgtgtcatttaatGGCATGTGAGCAATACATACAGACTCAACAGAGGTATTAAAATTTGACGTCTTTGTTTCAGATTAAACTGAGTacatcacattttgtttttgttctctgaGGTTTAGTTGCATCAGGAGATCAGGCAGAGGATTGTTGATGAAATCACTTGTTGTGCATATGAGCTCAGTGTGTTTGGGTTTCAGAAACAGCTGAATGACTGGTATGTAAAGAAGGCATGAATGGAATCGTGGGAACATTTTTGAAGTCTAAAAAGAAATCGCTTCCTTCAGACAGATAATTACGGTTGTGCGCTCAGAACCGTTAGTTGACTCATCAGCTAATCATCATGAATTGTTCAATGCATTCCAGTGACCACAGGTTAAAATAGCCACACCAAAGTATTTAGTTAAACTATTATAAGTAATAGTCCTGGATTAGTAATAAGTAAATGGACGGTAACAACAAAGTATTGACTCtacaattaaaaagtaaaagtctcATAATGCAAAGTGGCTTCTCTCAttgttataatataataatattagaTAATTATTGTTGATGTatgtattatgttttttgtttttgtcaatatGGAGCCTATTTaagttgtatgtgtgtgtatgtatatatatatatatatatatatatatatatatatatatatacacaccttTGGTAGTTTAATCTCTTTAACAACAGATAATGTTTAATGAACTTTCCATCTAaaattttgatttaaaacaacaaataaccatcatttttaaataaatgtagtgtattattattattattattattattattattattacagagtaccatacaatggaaatacttagATATAGTATGAgtacttcaaaaatgtatttaagtaacacattgtgttgttttgagttatgtaaaaatgtcaagACAAACTCGATAATAATAACTTATGGGTACGTAGGTGATATGTTTTATGTTGTCTGGTGTTTGTCACAAGCATAACACGTTCTCCATCTTCTCCAGAGTCCAACACAACGGTCTCCATCTTCTCCAGAGTCCAACGCAATTACCACCTTGATCAACCACTTGATCATCTTTACCACACATGAATTAACAAACAATAATAGCTGTGTGTAACTGCAGAATGTATGGTTATTTGAAAGTGAGAATctcatttctgattctgaagcaTCGGTAAATTATTGCCAGTATTGCAATTTATTAACCAATTTATAAATGGTATCTTATTCTAGGATATTTCAATATCACTGACAACACACATTTGTTGCCATCGTTTCTCCTACCCTTTTTTGGTGTTTCCGGGCCCTGTGCCTGCGCTACATTTTTAGGATGCAATTATATAATGTCAGCTGGGCTACCTGGGAATATCAGTGACAGTGTATCCTGATAAATAGCATTAAATATATCAGTTTACACACCACAGAAACACTTGAGGTCACTGTCAGAGTAGTGGTGTGTTTTTTCTAGCGCGGGTGGGTTGTTATCGCGAGGAACTCTGAAGCTCAAGAGGTGAAGTGAAGCGAGAGTGTTTTTCTACGTCGACGCTTCCAGGGTGGCATAGCAAGAGAGATGTCTACAGGCTCCTGTGGTTTGATAGGAATATATACTACATAATATGTGATATTATTATTGTGAGTAAATCCAGCCCGATTTCCTCTGCGGTCACGGCACTGTTTGACACATCTGGAGCCGCTTGAATCTTGTTTTCAGCACCTGGACAGCTCTCGGTCGAGAACCTCTAATTCTCATTATCGGGCACATGGAGTCCCTGGTGTGAATGTGGGGGAAGCCCTGCAAGAACACCATGCCTCCCTCCGAAGATGTGGTTATCTTGCTGATCCAGTGACTGCCTCGTCGTCTCCGCTGAAGGATGCAGCTTTCAGTCCGGAGGAGGTGTTTTCGTGCTGCGCTGTCTTCTGAGAGGCGATACGGGTGCTGCTCGGCCAACGCAGATTTGAGGGGAATCGCAGCCTACACACAGCAAGATCCGAGCATCCCTCACACTGTTCATCCTCATAACCATCATTGGCGAGAAGTGAGATATTACCATCATCAGTGCGAGGGCAAAGGAGTCACGACCACTTACACAATGTAGAAAACATAAGAGGTTAGTGTGTATGTTGTGCTTCTTTTCCAGTCAGTGTTGGTTTAATGCGCGCTGTTTAGTTGCATACAGCATTTTGTGTTggtttcaacaacaacaaaaagaagacTGTATGGCCTCTGTGGGGAAATGTTAACAGCCCAATAACTGTATATGTGGCTACGACGTTGTGGAGGAATTATTGCAAATGCTTCTTTATTAGGTGAAAAGCAGAAAGCCTGAGATGGTCCACAGTGCGTGTGTTATTATATGAAATAGTAAAATTGCTGCCTTGTGGACAGCCACCTCCGCTGATGGAGCACTTGACTGTAGACTGTACTTATAGTAATAAGAAGCAGTTTAAGATGCTGATTGTCATTCAATCTCCCTGAtactatgatttattttcaggaCCAGAAATACATTGCATTAAGTCACCTACAGAAACAAATGCTCGATCATACATCCACAGTGATTCCTTGCAGAAAGTGAAATACCTAGATAAGTGTTCTGGCTGTGTGACTTTCTGATGGACACATCAATATCAATTTGTTTTATGCTATATACCACATTTTTGTGGGGTGCTGCAGTGAAACAGTATCAATCACAGTCCGTGGATGACCTGGGCTAATTCATCCTGAGTAGCATTTAATCTGCTGTGCTTCACTACATTACTCTGCTGTGGTCTGCTGCAACTGCTGACTCCTTACCTCTCTACTGCTGAAgatttctctctatctctatccaACATCCATGAAATGTTGTGGAAAATTCAAACaacaatgcaaaaatataatCATTGCAGTTATACACATCTCCTGTAGGAGGCTTATTTaagttttactttaactttgTAATACTCAGATATACTTTTTTGTGCTAGAAGATGATTCATGTTAAAGCAGTGCTACATGATTGTGTCTTCCCTGTGTGCTCATTTCATGCCTATTCCTGCAAAACAGCTGGGGAGAGCTTTCACTCAGCCGACCTGGACATCAATGGCTCTCTATCCGATGGCACAAAGAGCATAGCATCCTGCTGTACTTGCTATGCAAGAGATGTGAGGTTCTCAGCCGCTGATCCACAGAGCGGAGCGTACATTGAGGGAGATTTCAAATCTATTACAGTTTAGTGCTCCCCAGGAAAATAGTTGAATGGAGCATATCTAAAGCTGAAGTCAGGACAGGGCGCCTTCAGGAAAAGCACAAGCACTAATACTTCATTGACCATTTTCTACTCCATTTGTGTTATTATACTAAACTGTACAAGATTTGAGATTATTTATGACCTTGGAAACAGCAGTTGGCAAAAAAAGCTGCTCCCATTATATATTTAgccctctctctgcagatggACGTTAGACCCATTATTTGCTTCATGATTTCCTTTTCTGCAGTAATTAAActgttctttttctctttgctatAGGTTTGGAAGGAGCCAGGTCTCTGGAGTGGTGAAATCACATTAACACTTTGGGTCATTTAGTGTGGACGTCTATTTTCAACATAGGACCTCAACATGAGCAACCCCCAGTAAGTATAACACCAACCAGAGCCCTGTTTGTTACACATCTGATAGAGTATAACATCTTGAATCTCTATTTGTGAACTAGCAGTCTCAGCGTGGTAAGGTTTGATTATCAGAATGGGATCTGCATATTTTCATGCACATCCTGTGAATGACTTTGAACAGGGATCAGCTGGAAAGCGGAGCCTGGCCTCGTCCCGCCTCTCAGATTGAGTGAGAGAGCGGCCTGCCATCTCCAGTCTCCGCTGGCACCTCTTAGCATTCAGCAGGGATGTTCACTTGTCATCTTCTCTTATTAATAATTACGCTCTGTGTGGTCCTCCAGACAGCCCCTGCATTCTGATGACAGCCATGGTTGGGGCTAAGAGATGGGGGAAGAAGGAGCAGGGGGAATGGAGTGGAGTGGGAGGAGGTGGAGTAGAGTggagtagagtagagtagagtagagtggAGTGGAGTGGAGTGGAAGAGGGTGAATGCAAAATGGGTTCAGTCAGCTGCATCTTCTGGTTAAAGGCACAGGATGCTGCTTGCAACCAACACAGAGCTCTGTCCCGGCCTCAGACCAGTACATTAGTgcagttgttgtgttttgttaggGTCAAAACATCTGTAACCAGAAATAGAAAGATTAATTGTTCAAAGGCATGATTTAATGCTTATGAATGCAGTGCCAGATTGGAACTCTCCTGCAGGAAGAGATTTTAGGAGTTATTTTCACACCTGCTCTCTTGATTTTATGCTGCTGTAAATcccccttctttctttcctgcACACTGTTTCtatccctgtctctctctctccttagCCCTGTAGCATCTTTGCTGTGGAAACAGTGGGAGGCGGGATAGGGAAATGATTAGATGTTCAAATACAACAAATTCAAAAGGATTAATTTTGCATATTTCACATAACAATTTAGTGGAAAAACAGGGTTGCATCTTCTAAACCGTCAGAAACAGTATGGTAAATGGAAAGATTGATAGCCGTGCCAGCATAATTTTTAACACAGAagatacagaaacactgatGAGGCAGTGTTCCTCCTGTTTGGCCTGTAGAGCTGTTCTTTATTTCTCATTCAGCGCACAAAGCCAACATCACACACCCAGTGGCTTTGGAATGGGTCAGCTAACATTTACTGCAACTAACCTCAGTGTCCTGATCCAATGCCCCGCTGCTCTTTAACTTCTCTATAATGAGTCCTCTCCGCAAT
Above is a genomic segment from Eleginops maclovinus isolate JMC-PN-2008 ecotype Puerto Natales chromosome 2, JC_Emac_rtc_rv5, whole genome shotgun sequence containing:
- the lactb gene encoding serine beta-lactamase-like protein LACTB, mitochondrial isoform X1, whose amino-acid sequence is MSRLFLPNRFCAKCTLIATRGSNILPLRAVVRYKQQQSDKLGGFIHEQRRYVGEANPVFFKYRSKSRIWVCGVGVGIAIAIGLKYNADTSNSSCDDTMKEVQRTDRYSGAIKVSRDLVERIKVSMEDEVGAPGLVVGVSVDGAHIWSEGIGYADLENRVPCDPGTVMRIASISKPLTSAAAARLCEEGKLELDIPVQKYVPEFPQKQFDGEDVTITPRMILSHLSGIRHYEKDAKKVKEDREKAKRLLKAEKKEDEKSSSENNDKPATEHKENKGNEATKAQKKKEFEHEEYYLKDNFENVTHALDLFKDDPLIFKPGTTFLYSTHAFTLLSVAMERAAGQHFLDVMMNMFRELGMLNTVPDENDPIIYHRSRYYHLNKRGRVVNCPYVDNSYKWAGGGFLSTVGDLLLFGNALLYSYQAAHLKDTEGLLPGFLKPNTAIDLWAPADRTEATWDKDGLYAQGWLVVEKLQKYGQCRKRRHYVSHTGGAVGASSVLMVLPSEEIDEHQGQTPPLPQGVVVTIIANMQSVGLNSTALKIAHEFDKAKSL
- the lactb gene encoding serine beta-lactamase-like protein LACTB, mitochondrial isoform X2, with the translated sequence MSRLFLPNRFCAKCTLIATRGSNILPLRAVVRYKQQQSDKLGGFIHEQRRYVGEANPVFFKYRSKSRIWVCGVGVGIAIAIGLKYNADTSNSSCDDTMKEVQRTDRYSGAIKVSRDLVERIKDEVGAPGLVVGVSVDGAHIWSEGIGYADLENRVPCDPGTVMRIASISKPLTSAAAARLCEEGKLELDIPVQKYVPEFPQKQFDGEDVTITPRMILSHLSGIRHYEKDAKKVKEDREKAKRLLKAEKKEDEKSSSENNDKPATEHKENKGNEATKAQKKKEFEHEEYYLKDNFENVTHALDLFKDDPLIFKPGTTFLYSTHAFTLLSVAMERAAGQHFLDVMMNMFRELGMLNTVPDENDPIIYHRSRYYHLNKRGRVVNCPYVDNSYKWAGGGFLSTVGDLLLFGNALLYSYQAAHLKDTEGLLPGFLKPNTAIDLWAPADRTEATWDKDGLYAQGWLVVEKLQKYGQCRKRRHYVSHTGGAVGASSVLMVLPSEEIDEHQGQTPPLPQGVVVTIIANMQSVGLNSTALKIAHEFDKAKSL